The Acomys russatus chromosome X, mAcoRus1.1, whole genome shotgun sequence genome segment gctcCAACTAAATAATTTCAACAGGAGccaaaactgaaatttaaaagcaaaactactttaaaagtaaaaatgtggaAAACAATAGGTCTTaaatatgcatgagtgtgtaacaatattaattataaaagaggtcatgaacttgAGAGGGGATTGTGGAAGGAAAAGGAATGGAAGTAATGTAAATACAGAGGTGAGTAGCCATAgccaaaattctcaaaaaagttAAGTTAAAAGTGTGggaaatgccaggtgtggtggtgcacgcctttaatcccagcactcaggaggcagaggcaggcagatctctgtgagttcgacgtcagcctggtctacagagtgagaccaggacagccagggctacacagagaaaccctgtcgcaaaaaaacaaaaaaaaaaagtgtaggaaAGGATATTGAACTATCATTTGTAtcccttaaaatatataaatcatatgCTATtcaaatatagaagaaaaaattcataAAGCTCTGTGAAACAATACCCAAAAGAAAGCGGGAATTGCTCTACTAATGTTAGAAACAatatgttttgtcttgtttcttctactttttcttttcatttttaaataatgtaattacatcatttcttccttccctttaccCCTTCTTAACCCCTCCTACTCCCTTTCAAGGCCTCTTTTtgcattaattgttgttacatggacatatgtatatccatatatatttcttttttaattttattaatttattcagattacaactaaattgttatcccatcatttgtatcctcccattcctccctccctcccggtttcaccctattcccctcccctaggtctaagactgaggggataTAATCTTGGTCTGTATACTTATATGTACTAGTAACCACAATGTTACTTTTCCAATATTAATAATTGCTAAATTGTTCTAACATTATGTATTTCCTCATTGTTCAAAGCTCTCTGTGTTACAAGGAAAACAACAGTGATAAAATAGACTAGCCAATTAACTGAACAAGTAATTAAGCAACAAGAACAGTAAGTCCAAGAGGGATTGATGTCTAAAATTGCTcagtattatttaaaatgtccatttttcatcaaaacatgacaaaataagaaTGGCAGAGTAAAAAGCCTGctcaatggcacatgcctgtaatcccagcacttggaggcagaggcgggcggatctctgtgagttgagaccagcctggtctacaaagtgagttctaggatagacagagaaaccctgtctcaaaaaacacaaaataaaaagccagagtagctgggcggtggtgaagcatgcctttaatcccagcactcgggaggcagaggcaggcagattgctgtgagttcgaggccagcctggtctacaaatcgagtccaagacaggcaaggctacacagagaaaccttgtcttgaaaaaaaagccAGAGTAAACTAGGCTCATaccctcccagcactcgggaggcagaggcaggcagatctctgaactggtctacagagtgagttccagaaaagccaaggctacacagagaaaccctgtctcaaaaaactaaaaaaagaaaaaagaaaaaaaaagcaaagtaaaaatttTCTGTCCTCCAACATATTTCAATCAGCATTTTCAGGACcataaaaataactgaaaggCATATGTTTACCAGGAAACAAATGGGGGAGTCTCAGAAAACAGGCAATATTTATGGTATTtatgcttccttctttctcccactctctACCTCTGGCATAGTCTGAGGAGGTGGAAACATTACCGGGCACTCTCCAGAGTTGCCAAATGCAAGAGGGGCTTATATAAAGCTTAAGTCTCACAATTATTGGTTGATCTGTTCAGTGGCTCCTTGGAAGATCCCACTTATAAGGTGGGTTATGTTGGACTAAACTTTGAAATCACCCAGTACAAAACTTTATCTCAATAGGGTTCTTTGAAGGAAGATTTTTAATAAAGGTGCCAATCTAGCAGGAAGAGCAATATACTCaaaacatttatatttcagtTAACTGACACTATACCTCAAgggttgatttctttctttttaaaaatatttatttattttatgtataggagtGCTTTCCTTTCATAATATACCAGAAGAAGCAATcatatcccattatagatggttgtgagccaccatgtggtttcaggGAACtcaacccaggacctctggaagagcagccagtaaacttaaccactgagcaatctctccagtccccaagtgTTGATTTCTAATCGTGAAAAGAAACTAGCCTTGAAGAATTTAGCAACTATCTTCATTAGCAGTCTAAACCTCAGGGTTTTAGGCAAGTTTTTACTATGTGGTCCagactggactcgaactcactatgtaggccaggctgccctttgTCTTGATTtagcctcctaaattctgggattgtAAGCATATACTACCATGCCTACATTTTCTACTTACCTCCTCTAAAATATATGGCTTGCGGTGACAGGGGTTTGAGACAATGTTTTTCTGTTaggccctgcctgtcctggagctttgtagaccaggctggcctccaactcacagagatctgcttgcctctgcctcctgagtgctggtagcctgtaccaccaaacccagctgaagaattttgtttttaattacaacCGTGACACCAAGTCATGCATCTTCTTCAGGTGTTTTATATTTGCATGGCTAAGTACTAATAGACTGAAAAGTCTGGAATTGTAAAGAATAGAGACAGTTGAGGTTAAGTTGTAGTTCACGTCACACGAAAATACTAGttgagaaaagaatattttcactaggggctggtgagctggcctagcagttaaaagcacttgataTGCAATCACAAAAACATCAGCAATGAaaactggagttcagatcccaagaCCACATAACAAGTCAGGTATCTAGCAGACATCTATAAGTAACTCTAGTGCCGAGATATCAACAACTTCTTCCGGCCTCTGCAAATACAACcgtgggcacacatgcacacatgcacatatgtgcatgtacgcACACATGACACATGCTCCTGcaagcatgcatgtacacacactcacatattttGTGTGTTCGGCAGGAGACACTGTTTATTTAAAGTACAATTAAATTAGTAACACAAAAGTAAGGCCAggctagactacatagtgagttccaggcaagtaTGGGTTACAGGTTTAGACTGAATCAAAAGTTAAGTATATGAAAGTTTGTAAGAATAATTCTTAAAGATATTCAACATAAGTGATTTAGGAAATGCATTCATGGCTACATACCCATTAGGGCAGCTGGCTCTTATCATTCAGCCAGCACTGTGAATTCTATCCATACAGTGAAATAATAAAGATTGGAAGGGACAAAAAGAACTGCCCAATTTGTACATGATATAATATTCTAGTTACAAAGTTCCCCGGTATTGACAGAAGGATCCCTACAAACAGACAAAGAGCTTAACTTCTTTACCTGGACACAAGAGGAACACATGGAAATTTGTATTTCAAGGGTAGGAGGATGGCTCGGAAATAAAGCACCGTGTGAGAGGACCTGATTTGcatccccagaacacatgtgaaaagtcaggcatggaggcacaagggactttttgtttgcttgcttgtttttggtttgttgtttgtttgtttgttttgctttgctttgctttgttgttattttttagaTAGTCTCACCATTGAGGCATGATTGGCCTGGGACTTGGTATGGAaattaggctgacctcaaacttagagagatcagcctgcccctgcctgctgaatgcttgggatcaaaggcatgtgtccTCATATCTGGaagtggcacatgtttttaatcccagatcttgggaagacagaaagactggaagatccctggggctagCTGAACTTGTAGTCTACTTGGAAGATCCCTGGCCATTAAGAGACTGTCcagggccgggcagtggtggcacacgtctttaatcccagcacttgggaggcagaggcaggcagattattgtgagttggaggccagcctggtctacaaagtgagtccaggacagccaaggctacccagtgaaaccctgtcttgaaaaacaaaacaacaaacaacaaacaaacaaacaaacaaaccgagaGACTGTGCAAAAACCAAAGTGAATGGTGTGCCTCTGGTTGCCTTATTGCCTCCACACAGACATGTATGAATGCCTACACATGCCTATGTGTCCATATGGAAATTGAGGAAAAAAGtccaaaattatttctaatgctGTCAAAGATAATTAATATTTCAGAGTACCTTTAACAAATATGCAAAGGAGCcgggcggatcgctttgagttcgaggctagcctggtctacagagtgagtctggacagccagggttacacagagaaaccctgtctcgtaaaacaacaacaacaacaaaaacaataataataataataatataaataataaaaataaaagcatcataATGAACAAAGACAGATTCTGTTCATGACTTAGAACTATCAGCATAGAAATAGTATCAGTTCTTCCCAGATCGGTACAGTTGTTTAGGACAATTTCAAGCAATACCTTTTGCATACACAGTCAagctgattttaaattttttcagatATGCACAGTCTCTAGAATAACTAAAGATGTGTtataacagccaaggctacacagagagaccctgtcttgaaaaacaaaaacaaagcaaacaaacaaagatgtgcaaaataaaaatgaacatagagGGGTCACTCTACTCCACATTAATATATACAGATGATTTGATTGACACTGGTTACATCTAGATAAATCAATTGTAAGTTGAAATATCCCAAGACAAAAATGCACGTACTGTACTGGACCTACTGAGCATGGGAGCTGAGGAGTCTTGGCTGATTTGCTTCAGTGACTGAGCACCACCTTGCATCACCAGAGACTATCTGACTTTGGGTTGGATTTAGTGGAACCTACTGATATAAAGATTAGACATTAACCTGGAAGGGCGACCAGGAAATACAACCGAAAAGGAACAAAATGTAAGCACTGTTGATTTGATGACACTGTGTGGGACAGGCAAATGCACTGTGAGAATAAAGAAAGGCACAAGGAGTTCTTTTGGCCTGGCTTCCTGGGCAGACAGTAGGAGAAGGCTATTAACATCTATAGGAGAGAATTTCTGGGTATAGTTTCCTATCGAGTTAGCAAAAGCAGTCCACAGGAGCTAGCCCTTAACTCTGTCCATTATAGAGGATTATCCCAGTGAATCCTGGCAGCAGACCTTCCACACCACTCAGTATTTGTATGCACTAGGAAGAGTAACAAACTGAACAGGTGGGACAAGCATTCGCGAAGTGTCGAACTTTGTGGAGAGAGAGTTCCCATCTGCGGGACTGTGTCAGTGGGGTAAAGCTAGCCTGAGGATAGCACAGTGGCCACTCGGTAGCAGTTGGACCCCAGATTAATAATACCTGCTGAACTAGGGGCAGGGCTTCTGTCAGGAGTCTGAGACGAGGGGGCGGAGCTGAGCAGCCGCAGGTCGAGCGGGAGGGCGGAGAGCAGTGTTGGGGGTGGAGCATTGGAGGCTGCGGAGACTTGGGCAGAGCCGGAGGGCAGCAGAGCTGTGGGCTGCAAAGGGTGGCGCTACGCGGAGCACGGAGCTGGCTCTGCGGCAGGTGAGCGGGCCAGCCAGACCAATGGCGGTGACTGCGGCCCTCTCGGCTGCTGCGGCAGCAGCGGCCCTGTCTGGCCTGGCACTGCGACTGTCGCGTTGGGCGGCGACGCGCGGCTCCTACAGCGCCTTCTGCAAGGGGCTTACACGTACGTTGCTCACCTTCTTCGACCTGGCCTGGCGGCTGCGCGTCAACTTCCCCTACTTCTACATGGTGGCCTCGGTGATGCTCAACGTCCGCCTGCAGGTGCGGATCGAGTGAGCAGTTGCCAGCCACCGCTGCGGCCCCTCAAGCGGAGAGGGCCATCCACACCAGGCGGCCGCATGAAGGACAGCGGGGCTGCGCAGTGCCCTGAGACTGCGGCGGGGGTCGCAGGCGGCACTGCCCGGGCCCCTCCATTTTAGATCTCCGAGGAAGGCCCAAGGATCCGCATCCCATCCGcatcccatcacacacacacacacacacacacacacacacacacacacacacacacacacacacacacacacacacacacacacacacacacactcttcctcttctcctctctctctctctctctcctctcctctctctctctcttctctctctcttctctctctctctctctctcgcctctctctctctctctctctctctctctctctctctctctctctctctctctctctctctctctctctcaaaacctTCACAGCCCAGTCCTTTTCCTCCGCATCCAGAGAATCACCAGAGTCTGGCAAACCTGTTGCCTAGCGTTGGCCAAAAAAGGGAAAGCCCAAAAGAAGAGATGCTACCACAGTGC includes the following:
- the LOC127185612 gene encoding small integral membrane protein 10-like protein 2A, yielding MAVTAALSAAAAAAALSGLALRLSRWAATRGSYSAFCKGLTRTLLTFFDLAWRLRVNFPYFYMVASVMLNVRLQVRIE